In Micromonospora purpureochromogenes, a single window of DNA contains:
- a CDS encoding transketolase-like TK C-terminal-containing protein: protein MNQHDLDVLDEIQRRVLWLATRIVDAANHDRDNGDGVKVGGHQASSASLVTAMTALWFAHLDAEDRVAVKPHASPVFHAIQYLLGNLDRSYLPKLRARGGLQSYPSRTKDPDEVDFSTGSVGLGAAAPLFAAVTRRYVDAHFGARPHSRFVALIGDAELDEGNIWEAVADPATTGLGNVMWLVDFNRQSLDRVVPGIRINQWRGQFEAAGWHVVEVKYGRKLAEAYARPGGEALRDWIDLMPNEQYQSLFGLAGPALRKQFLDGAPAEVGAFVADIGDDELGPLVTDLGGHDLEAMLDAYAQCDAVTDRPSVVFAYTVKGWGLPIAGNPRNHSALLSTEQVDALRAANGLTAETEWDRLDPASHAGIRAGERREALSRAPRERSLGVTVPETTRVRANKPVSTQEVFGRVLVDLARDPAVAPYLVTTAPDVATSTNLAGFINKTGVFAPTEQRSWTEDRMLRWTESPAGQHIELGISEMNLFLLLGQLGLSWDLSGQPLLPIGTVYDPFVLRGLDAFLYGTYSGSRFVVAGTPSGITLAPEGGAHQSTITASVGLELPGVTFLEPAYAASLDWLLCDALGQMAGGSTPAATAAPAEDGAYYFRLSTRPIDQAPFEAARARISDAVLRRQVVAGAYRLVDAHQAYPQLADAPVVTLAGSGAVLPEVLAAAAELAEEGIAAHVVDVTSLDRLYRAWQRTLRQGVRTATVPSVPGALRAAFGDRAPVVTVHDAASHAMAWLGSALGVPAVPLGVDEFGQSGSVRELYELHDLLPGSIVNAALAALSLR from the coding sequence GTGAACCAGCACGACCTCGACGTCCTCGACGAGATCCAGCGGCGGGTGCTCTGGCTCGCCACCCGGATCGTGGACGCGGCCAACCACGACCGGGACAACGGCGACGGGGTGAAGGTCGGCGGCCACCAGGCCTCCAGCGCCTCGCTGGTCACCGCGATGACCGCGCTCTGGTTCGCCCACCTCGACGCCGAGGACCGGGTCGCGGTCAAGCCGCACGCCTCGCCGGTGTTCCACGCCATCCAGTACCTGCTGGGCAACCTGGACCGGTCGTACCTGCCGAAGCTGCGGGCGCGGGGCGGGCTCCAGTCGTACCCGTCGCGCACCAAGGACCCGGACGAGGTGGACTTCTCCACCGGCTCCGTCGGGCTCGGCGCCGCCGCGCCGCTCTTCGCCGCGGTCACCCGCCGCTACGTCGACGCGCACTTCGGGGCGCGTCCGCACTCCCGGTTCGTCGCCCTGATCGGCGACGCCGAGCTGGACGAGGGGAACATCTGGGAGGCCGTCGCCGACCCGGCCACCACCGGGCTGGGCAACGTGATGTGGCTGGTCGACTTCAACCGCCAGTCGCTCGACCGGGTCGTCCCCGGCATCCGGATCAACCAGTGGCGGGGCCAGTTCGAGGCCGCCGGCTGGCACGTCGTGGAGGTCAAGTACGGCCGCAAGCTCGCCGAGGCGTACGCCCGGCCGGGCGGCGAGGCGCTGCGCGACTGGATCGACCTGATGCCCAACGAGCAGTACCAGTCGCTGTTCGGGCTGGCCGGGCCGGCCCTGCGCAAGCAGTTCCTCGACGGCGCGCCGGCCGAGGTGGGCGCCTTCGTCGCGGACATCGGAGACGACGAGCTGGGCCCGCTGGTGACCGACCTGGGCGGGCACGACCTGGAAGCCATGCTCGACGCGTACGCGCAGTGCGACGCGGTGACCGACCGGCCCAGCGTGGTCTTCGCGTACACCGTCAAGGGGTGGGGGCTGCCGATCGCCGGCAACCCGCGCAACCACTCCGCGCTGCTCAGCACCGAGCAGGTCGACGCGTTGCGCGCCGCCAACGGTCTGACCGCGGAGACCGAGTGGGACCGCCTGGACCCGGCGTCGCACGCCGGCATCCGGGCCGGCGAGCGCCGGGAGGCGCTGTCCCGCGCGCCCCGCGAGCGGTCGCTGGGGGTCACCGTCCCGGAGACCACCCGGGTACGCGCCAACAAGCCCGTCTCCACCCAGGAGGTCTTCGGCCGGGTGCTGGTCGACCTGGCCCGGGACCCCGCCGTCGCGCCGTACCTGGTGACCACCGCGCCGGACGTGGCCACCTCCACCAACCTCGCCGGGTTCATCAACAAGACCGGCGTCTTCGCCCCCACCGAGCAGCGTTCGTGGACCGAGGACCGGATGCTGCGCTGGACGGAGAGCCCCGCCGGCCAGCACATCGAGCTGGGCATCTCGGAGATGAACCTGTTCCTGCTGCTCGGGCAGCTCGGCCTGTCGTGGGACCTGTCGGGGCAGCCGCTGCTGCCGATCGGCACCGTCTACGACCCGTTCGTGCTGCGCGGCCTGGACGCCTTCCTCTACGGCACCTACTCGGGCTCCCGGTTCGTGGTTGCCGGCACCCCGTCGGGCATCACCCTCGCTCCCGAGGGCGGCGCCCACCAGTCGACCATCACCGCCTCCGTCGGTCTGGAACTGCCCGGCGTCACCTTCCTCGAGCCGGCGTACGCGGCCAGCCTGGACTGGCTGCTCTGCGACGCGCTCGGGCAGATGGCCGGCGGGTCGACGCCGGCGGCCACCGCCGCGCCGGCCGAGGACGGGGCGTACTACTTCCGGCTGAGCACCCGGCCGATCGACCAGGCGCCGTTCGAGGCGGCCCGGGCCCGGATCTCCGACGCGGTGCTGCGGCGGCAGGTGGTCGCCGGGGCGTACCGGCTGGTCGACGCGCACCAGGCGTACCCGCAGCTGGCGGACGCCCCGGTGGTCACCCTGGCCGGCTCCGGCGCGGTGCTGCCGGAGGTGCTCGCGGCGGCTGCGGAGCTGGCGGAGGAGGGCATCGCCGCGCACGTGGTGGACGTGACCTCGCTGGACCGGCTCTACCGGGCCTGGCAGCGGACCCTGCGCCAGGGTGTACGGACCGCGACCGTGCCGAGCGTGCCCGGCGCGCTGCGGGCGGCGTTCGGCGACCGGGCCCCGGTGGTGACCGTGCAC
- the gatB gene encoding Asp-tRNA(Asn)/Glu-tRNA(Gln) amidotransferase subunit GatB, translating to MTTTLPAYDEVVARYEPVIGLETHVELGTNTKMFCGCPTDFGGEPNTRVCPVCLGLPGSLPVANKAAIEATIRIGLALNCSIAEWCRFARKNYFYPDMPKDFQISQYDEPLCFDGYLDVEIGGELVRIGIERVHLEEDTGKTLHVGGATGRIHGATESLVDYNRAGIPLVEIVTRPVPGTGALAPDVARAYVTELRDVLRSLGVSDVRMEEGSLRCDVNTSLNLPGEEWGTRTETKNVNSLRSVERAVRSEMLRQAAVLDAGGKITQETRHFHEDTGDTTPGRSKETATDYRYFPEPDLVPLAPDTAWVAELKAALPELPRLHRRRLQQVWGLSDLDMQSVLNAGAVELIEATIAAGATPAAARKWWLGELSRRANEAGIELADVGATPAQVAELQGLVDAGRLNDKLARTVLEGVVAGEGSPTEIMANRNLEVVSDTGALTAAVDEAIAANPEVADKIRSGKVAAAGALVGAVMKTTRGQADAKTVRELILERLGAQG from the coding sequence ATGACCACGACACTGCCCGCGTACGACGAGGTCGTCGCGCGCTACGAACCGGTGATCGGCCTGGAGACCCACGTCGAGCTGGGCACGAACACCAAGATGTTCTGCGGCTGCCCGACCGACTTCGGCGGCGAGCCGAACACCCGGGTCTGCCCGGTCTGCCTGGGCCTGCCCGGCTCGCTGCCGGTGGCCAACAAGGCGGCCATCGAGGCGACCATCCGGATCGGTCTGGCGCTGAACTGCTCCATCGCCGAGTGGTGCCGGTTCGCCCGGAAGAACTACTTCTACCCGGACATGCCGAAGGACTTCCAGATCAGCCAGTACGACGAGCCGCTGTGCTTCGACGGCTACCTGGACGTCGAGATCGGCGGCGAGCTGGTGCGGATCGGCATCGAGCGGGTGCACCTGGAGGAGGACACCGGCAAGACGCTGCACGTCGGTGGCGCCACCGGCCGCATCCACGGCGCGACCGAGTCGCTGGTCGACTACAACCGCGCCGGCATCCCGCTGGTGGAGATCGTCACCAGGCCGGTCCCGGGCACCGGCGCGCTGGCGCCGGACGTGGCCCGGGCGTACGTCACCGAGCTGCGCGACGTGCTCCGCTCGCTGGGCGTCTCCGACGTGCGGATGGAGGAGGGCTCGCTGCGCTGCGACGTGAACACCTCCCTCAACCTGCCCGGCGAGGAGTGGGGCACCCGCACCGAGACCAAGAACGTCAACTCGCTGCGCTCGGTGGAGCGGGCGGTCCGCTCGGAGATGCTGCGGCAGGCCGCCGTGCTCGACGCCGGCGGGAAGATCACCCAGGAGACCCGGCACTTCCACGAGGACACCGGCGACACCACGCCGGGCCGGTCCAAGGAGACCGCCACCGACTACCGGTACTTCCCGGAGCCGGACCTGGTGCCGCTCGCCCCGGACACCGCCTGGGTGGCCGAGCTGAAGGCCGCCCTGCCGGAGCTGCCCCGGCTGCACCGACGCCGGCTGCAGCAGGTGTGGGGCCTGTCCGACCTGGACATGCAGTCGGTGCTCAACGCCGGCGCGGTGGAGCTGATCGAGGCCACCATCGCCGCCGGCGCGACTCCGGCCGCCGCCCGCAAGTGGTGGCTGGGTGAGCTGTCCCGGCGGGCCAACGAGGCCGGCATCGAGCTGGCCGACGTCGGCGCCACCCCGGCGCAGGTCGCCGAGCTCCAGGGCCTGGTCGACGCGGGCAGGCTCAACGACAAGCTGGCCCGTACCGTCCTGGAGGGCGTGGTGGCCGGCGAGGGCTCGCCGACCGAGATCATGGCCAACCGGAACCTGGAGGTCGTCTCCGACACCGGCGCGCTCACCGCCGCCGTGGACGAGGCCATCGCCGCCAACCCGGAGGTCGCGGACAAGATCCGCAGCGGCAAGGTCGCCGCGGCCGGCGCGCTGGTCGGCGCGGTCATGAAGACCACCCGCGGCCAGGCCGACGCCAAGACCGTCCGCGAGCTGATCCTGGAGCGCCTGGGCGCCCAGGGCTGA
- the gatA gene encoding Asp-tRNA(Asn)/Glu-tRNA(Gln) amidotransferase subunit GatA, with the protein MSDLTRMTATEIAGLVASGETSAVEVTQAHLGRIAAVDDQVHAFLHVDTEGALAAARAVDERRAAGEELGPLAGVPVAVKDVLTTKGVPTTVGSKILEGWRPPYDSTIVQRLRDAGTVMLGKTNMDEFAMGSSTEYSAYGPTHNPWDLDRIPGGSGGGSAAALAAYEAPLAIGSDTGGSIRQPGAVTGTVGAKPTYGGTSRYGLVAFSSSLDTPGPCARTVLDAALLHQVIGGHDPRDSTSIPAPVPDVVAAAKLGATGDLTGVKLGIVTELTGEGAEPGVMAAFRESVDTLAKLGAEIVEVSCPHFRYALPAYYLIAPSECSSNLARFDGVRFGLRVGDDGNRSLEEVMSLTREAGFGAEVKRRIMIGTYALSSGYYDAYYGQAQKVRTLITRDFTAAFERVDALISPTTPFVAFPIGARTSDPYQMYLADLFTIPTNLYGGPGISVPCGLSDGLPVGLQVMAPTMADDRMYRVAAALESVVGTFTPPAL; encoded by the coding sequence TGACGCAGGCCCACCTGGGCCGGATCGCCGCCGTCGACGACCAGGTGCACGCCTTCCTGCACGTCGACACCGAGGGTGCGCTGGCCGCCGCCCGCGCGGTCGACGAGCGCCGGGCCGCCGGCGAGGAGCTGGGCCCGCTGGCCGGCGTGCCGGTCGCCGTCAAGGACGTGCTCACCACCAAGGGCGTGCCGACCACCGTCGGGTCCAAGATCCTCGAGGGGTGGCGCCCGCCGTACGACTCGACGATCGTGCAGCGGCTGCGCGACGCCGGCACGGTGATGCTCGGCAAGACCAACATGGACGAGTTCGCGATGGGCTCCTCCACCGAGTACTCCGCGTACGGCCCGACCCACAACCCGTGGGACCTGGACCGGATCCCGGGCGGCTCGGGTGGCGGCAGCGCCGCCGCGCTGGCCGCCTACGAGGCGCCGCTGGCGATCGGCTCGGACACCGGCGGCTCGATCCGCCAGCCTGGCGCGGTCACCGGCACCGTCGGCGCGAAGCCCACCTACGGCGGCACCTCCCGGTACGGCCTGGTGGCGTTCTCCTCGTCGCTGGACACCCCCGGCCCGTGTGCCCGTACGGTGCTCGACGCCGCGCTGCTGCACCAGGTGATCGGCGGGCACGACCCGCGGGACTCGACCTCCATCCCGGCCCCGGTGCCGGACGTGGTGGCCGCCGCGAAGCTCGGCGCCACCGGCGACCTGACCGGCGTGAAGCTCGGCATCGTCACCGAGTTGACCGGGGAGGGCGCGGAGCCGGGCGTGATGGCCGCCTTCCGCGAGTCGGTCGACACCCTGGCCAAGCTGGGCGCCGAGATCGTCGAGGTGTCCTGCCCGCACTTCCGGTACGCCCTGCCGGCGTACTACCTGATCGCGCCCAGCGAGTGCTCCTCCAACCTGGCCCGGTTCGACGGCGTCCGGTTCGGCCTGCGGGTCGGCGACGACGGCAACCGGTCGCTGGAGGAGGTCATGTCGCTGACCCGGGAGGCCGGCTTCGGCGCCGAGGTCAAGCGGCGCATCATGATCGGCACCTACGCCCTCTCCTCGGGCTACTACGACGCCTACTACGGGCAGGCGCAGAAGGTCCGCACCCTGATCACCCGGGACTTCACCGCCGCCTTCGAGCGGGTCGACGCGCTGATCTCGCCGACCACCCCGTTCGTGGCGTTCCCGATCGGCGCGCGCACCTCGGACCCCTACCAGATGTACCTGGCGGACCTGTTCACCATCCCGACCAACCTGTACGGCGGCCCGGGCATCTCGGTGCCCTGCGGCCTCTCCGACGGGCTCCCCGTCGGCCTGCAGGTGATGGCCCCGACGATGGCCGACGACCGGATGTACCGGGTCGCCGCCGCGCTGGAGTCCGTGGTCGGCACGTTCACCCCACCGGCGCTGTGA